The following are encoded together in the Paludisphaera mucosa genome:
- a CDS encoding IS4 family transposase: protein MFNYAQGRLRHQIDLLRQQFVQEGGLPFADVLSASGLEEALREIEATWNDRIYAPLVTLWVFIGQVLNADQSCRAAVARLIAHRVSQGLEPCSSETGAYCQARKRLPERFFAAVARLVGRNLDARVDPQWLWKGRRVCLFDGSTVSMPDTPENRREYPLAYNQVPGTSFAPARIGAIISLSCGAILDLGVCRYAGKGQGEVSLLRQLWDVLRPGDVLLGDRLMSGWVGMYLLKQRGVDTVSRLSAHRRADFRKGTRLGKDDHVVVWKKPSSIRSVDRATYNALPEAITVREVRFRVVQPGFRTRSVVVVTTILDPGLASAEELASLYRARWNNELDLRSIKITLQMDVLRCKTPELVRKEIWAHVLAYNLIRTVMAQAATIENVEPRSISFKATLQVLEAFRPLIAYRAHSGADDQEELYEQLLGAIAVHRVADRPDRFEPRMTRKGPRGYEELKRPRREIKLHMLKRASKI from the coding sequence ATCGACCTCCTCCGCCAACAGTTCGTCCAGGAAGGCGGACTCCCCTTCGCCGACGTCCTATCCGCCAGCGGCCTCGAGGAGGCCCTCCGTGAGATCGAGGCGACCTGGAATGACCGCATCTACGCCCCGTTGGTAACCCTCTGGGTGTTCATCGGACAGGTGCTCAACGCCGACCAGTCCTGCCGCGCCGCCGTCGCGCGGCTGATCGCCCACCGGGTCTCACAGGGGCTCGAGCCGTGCAGCTCCGAGACGGGGGCGTATTGCCAGGCGCGGAAGCGCCTGCCCGAGCGGTTCTTCGCCGCCGTGGCCCGCCTCGTGGGGCGGAACCTGGACGCGCGAGTCGACCCGCAGTGGCTTTGGAAGGGCCGCCGCGTCTGCCTGTTCGACGGCTCGACGGTCTCCATGCCCGACACCCCGGAGAACCGCCGGGAATACCCTCTGGCCTACAACCAAGTGCCCGGGACGAGCTTCGCCCCCGCCCGGATCGGGGCGATCATCTCGCTGTCCTGCGGCGCGATCCTCGACCTGGGCGTCTGCCGCTACGCCGGCAAGGGCCAGGGCGAGGTCAGCCTGCTGCGCCAGCTGTGGGACGTGCTCCGCCCCGGCGACGTGCTGCTGGGCGACCGCCTGATGTCGGGCTGGGTCGGAATGTACCTGCTCAAGCAACGCGGGGTCGACACCGTCAGCCGCCTGTCGGCGCACCGCCGGGCCGACTTCCGCAAGGGGACCCGCCTGGGCAAGGACGATCACGTGGTCGTGTGGAAGAAGCCGTCGTCGATCCGCTCGGTGGACCGGGCGACGTACAACGCGCTGCCCGAGGCGATCACCGTCCGCGAGGTTCGCTTCCGCGTAGTGCAGCCCGGGTTCCGGACGCGGTCGGTCGTCGTCGTGACGACCATCCTGGACCCCGGGCTGGCGAGTGCGGAGGAGCTGGCTTCGCTCTACCGGGCCAGGTGGAACAACGAGTTGGATTTGCGTTCGATCAAAATCACCTTGCAGATGGATGTTTTGCGGTGCAAGACGCCGGAGCTGGTGCGCAAGGAGATCTGGGCCCACGTCCTGGCGTACAACCTGATCCGCACGGTGATGGCACAGGCGGCGACCATCGAAAATGTGGAACCTCGCTCGATCAGCTTCAAAGCGACGCTCCAGGTTCTCGAAGCGTTCCGGCCGCTGATCGCCTACCGGGCGCACAGCGGTGCGGACGACCAAGAGGAACTCTACGAGCAACTGCTCGGGGCCATCGCCGTGCATCGCGTGGCCGACCGGCCCGACCGGTTCGAGCCCCGCATGACCAGGAAGGGGCCGAGAGGGTATGAGGAATTGAAGCGGCCGCGAAGGGAGATCAAACTCCATATGCTCAAACGAGCTAGCAAAATCTAA
- a CDS encoding LacI family DNA-binding transcriptional regulator, with product MGRPPTLSDVARLCGVAPSTVSRVLNRKGSFSATPAVRQKILDVAEQLGYVPNLAARGLIQRTSRVVSLFATPTIHVAEGVYEPLIEGVLEVLHASDYEVFFDLSAGSRRRAPFFRFDGALLLQSPRPEIVAELDRRRVPYVCVNETVGAPAAQVLADDRMGVRLAVEHLARLGHRRLAYANARATSLPHYSIAERHDALTTASKELGIELDERHDAPFASGDEFLREAVIDRRATVVLCYDHQIAVTLVGAAAGLGLEIPGDFSLICFNDVFPVSLLPTPLTAVSVPARDMGRTGAEQLLHSLAARGPARMREIRLPEVLVTRRSTAPPPSNQDRPRGR from the coding sequence TTGGGACGTCCCCCGACCCTCTCCGACGTCGCCCGGCTTTGCGGGGTGGCCCCCTCGACGGTCAGCCGCGTCCTCAACCGGAAAGGGTCGTTTTCGGCCACCCCGGCCGTTCGCCAGAAGATCCTCGACGTGGCCGAGCAACTCGGCTACGTGCCGAACCTGGCGGCGCGGGGCCTGATCCAGCGGACCTCGCGCGTCGTCAGCCTCTTCGCCACGCCCACGATCCATGTCGCGGAGGGCGTGTACGAGCCGTTGATCGAGGGCGTCTTGGAGGTCCTCCACGCCAGCGACTACGAAGTGTTCTTCGACCTGAGCGCCGGCAGCAGGCGTCGGGCCCCGTTCTTTCGCTTCGACGGGGCCCTGCTGCTCCAGAGCCCGCGGCCGGAGATCGTCGCGGAACTGGACCGCCGCCGCGTCCCGTACGTGTGCGTCAACGAGACCGTGGGCGCCCCCGCGGCGCAGGTCCTGGCGGACGACCGGATGGGCGTTCGTCTTGCGGTCGAGCATCTGGCCCGGCTCGGCCACCGTCGCCTTGCGTATGCCAATGCGCGGGCGACGTCCCTGCCCCACTACTCGATCGCCGAGCGCCACGACGCTCTGACGACCGCCTCGAAGGAGCTCGGGATCGAGCTCGACGAGCGCCACGACGCCCCCTTCGCGAGCGGCGACGAGTTCCTTCGCGAGGCCGTGATCGACCGACGCGCGACGGTCGTGCTCTGCTATGACCACCAGATCGCCGTGACGCTCGTCGGCGCGGCGGCGGGGTTGGGCCTGGAAATCCCCGGGGACTTCAGCCTCATCTGCTTCAACGACGTCTTCCCCGTCTCGCTGTTGCCGACGCCCCTGACCGCGGTGAGCGTGCCGGCGCGGGACATGGGGCGGACCGGCGCCGAACAATTGCTTCACAGCCTGGCGGCGCGAGGGCCGGCCCGGATGAGGGAGATCCGCCTGCCGGAAGTCCTGGTGACGCGACGCTCCACGGCTCCTCCCCCGTCGAATCAGGATCGTCCGCGCGGCCGCTGA
- a CDS encoding endo-1,4-beta-xylanase: protein MPSRPLVSRRRIGLRGWWRPAFALLTAAAMGSDGPGPGAAHPGDSGVPMGIEAVDPEAGTLWQAARGRLLIGAAVSSRQFDDAGLAALIAEQFDCLTAENEFKPMSLQPRPNQFRFEAADRIVEFARRHGMKVVGHTLCWHSQSPRWLFAGDDGKPLPRDEALKNLEAHVAAVVGRYRGRVLGWDVVNEAIGDAPNAHLRDTPALRAIGGDYIVKAFQFARAADPDAELYYNDYGNEAPAKLEKTLRLVRELKAAGVRLDAVGIQSHFVLGDTDATDRLKRAVEALAAEGVKVAVTELDVDVLPRRGRGADVAAREQGGADPYTEGLPAEVAEAQARFYARIFRVAVDHPGVVARVTFWGTHDGTSWLNFYPAGRRTNHPLLWDRKLKPAFEAVLKLLNTP, encoded by the coding sequence ATGCCTTCTCGACCCCTGGTCTCGCGCCGCCGCATCGGCCTCCGTGGCTGGTGGCGCCCGGCGTTCGCACTTCTGACGGCCGCGGCGATGGGCTCCGATGGCCCCGGCCCAGGGGCGGCGCACCCGGGCGACTCGGGCGTCCCGATGGGCATCGAGGCGGTCGATCCCGAGGCCGGGACCTTGTGGCAGGCCGCAAGGGGGCGACTCCTCATCGGCGCGGCGGTCTCGTCGCGGCAATTCGACGATGCCGGGCTGGCGGCGCTGATCGCGGAGCAGTTCGATTGCCTGACCGCCGAGAACGAGTTCAAGCCGATGTCGCTCCAGCCGCGTCCCAACCAGTTCCGCTTCGAGGCGGCCGACCGGATCGTGGAATTCGCGCGGCGGCATGGCATGAAGGTGGTCGGGCACACCCTCTGCTGGCACAGCCAGTCGCCCCGATGGTTGTTCGCTGGCGACGACGGCAAGCCGCTGCCGCGCGACGAGGCGCTGAAAAACCTCGAAGCCCACGTCGCCGCGGTCGTGGGCCGTTACCGGGGTCGGGTCCTCGGCTGGGACGTGGTCAACGAGGCGATCGGCGACGCCCCGAACGCGCACCTCCGCGACACGCCCGCACTCCGAGCCATCGGCGGCGACTACATCGTCAAGGCCTTCCAGTTCGCCCGCGCGGCCGATCCCGACGCCGAGCTGTATTACAACGACTACGGCAACGAGGCCCCCGCGAAGCTCGAGAAGACGCTCCGGCTGGTCCGCGAGCTGAAGGCCGCGGGCGTGCGCCTCGACGCCGTCGGCATCCAGTCCCATTTCGTGCTGGGCGATACCGACGCGACGGACCGCCTGAAGCGGGCCGTCGAGGCTCTCGCCGCCGAGGGCGTGAAGGTCGCCGTCACCGAGCTGGATGTGGACGTCCTGCCGCGCCGCGGCCGGGGCGCGGACGTCGCCGCCCGCGAACAGGGCGGCGCGGATCCCTACACCGAGGGGCTGCCTGCCGAAGTCGCCGAGGCGCAGGCCCGCTTTTACGCCCGGATCTTCCGCGTCGCCGTCGATCACCCCGGCGTGGTGGCCCGCGTCACCTTCTGGGGCACGCACGACGGGACGTCCTGGTTGAATTTCTATCCGGCGGGGCGGCGCACCAATCACCCGCTGCTGTGGGATCGCAAGCTCAAGCCCGCCTTCGAGGCCGTCCTAAAGCTTCTGAACACGCCTTGA
- a CDS encoding alpha/beta hydrolase-fold protein translates to MPSVCFAGLLPLILAAASYQEAVPKSDGAVPASSNIRGSEFPRIHPDRRVTFRIKAPDAQKVVFGFFDEQRYPAEKGEDGAWTATTKPQAPGFHYYRVFVDGAEVNDPGSETFFGTGKMTSGVEIPEEGVDHHLPKDVPHGEIRERWYFSKTTQGWRRIFVYTPPGYDADRETRYPALYLQHGGGEDERGWPNQGRVGFILDNLLAGGKARPMLVVMEQGYARRPGDTAPFPGPPRPATPGQAPPPRPDLSRMFATFEAVMVEDLIPMIDATYRTIPDREHRAMAGLSMGGMQTFQIGLNHLDLFAHLGGFSGAGGGFGGVPFDAKTDHGGVMADASAFNARVRLLWLGIGTTEPERMYASVKGYHEALEQAGVKHVYYESPGTSHEWLTWRRCLREFAPLLFATAAQPAAAAQTSPEPRPGRPLRGAIVLNPDDVPAVPEPPADIDAQKDVPHGKLEMIPYESRSVGATRKMQVYTPPRYSKEMKYPVLYLLHGIGGDETEWQRIAHPDLVLDNLIADGKALPMIVVMPNGRAQKNDRAEGDVFASAPAFAAFERDLLESVIPTIEARYSVQADREHRALAGLSMGGGQALNFGLGNLDAFAWVGGFSSAPNTRPPAELVPEPKAAREKLRLLWVACGDKDGLLRISQGVHAHLKEQDVPHVWHVDGHGHDATEWKNNLYHFAQRIFR, encoded by the coding sequence ATGCCCAGTGTGTGTTTCGCCGGCCTGCTGCCCCTGATCCTGGCGGCGGCTTCCTATCAAGAAGCTGTTCCGAAGTCGGACGGCGCCGTCCCCGCGTCCAGCAACATCCGAGGATCGGAGTTCCCCCGGATCCACCCGGACCGTCGCGTGACGTTCCGGATCAAGGCGCCGGACGCCCAGAAGGTCGTCTTCGGATTCTTCGACGAGCAACGGTATCCCGCGGAGAAGGGCGAGGACGGCGCCTGGACCGCGACCACGAAACCGCAGGCGCCGGGGTTCCACTACTACCGCGTCTTCGTCGACGGCGCGGAGGTCAACGATCCCGGCAGCGAGACGTTCTTCGGGACGGGCAAGATGACGAGCGGCGTTGAGATTCCCGAGGAGGGCGTCGATCACCACCTCCCGAAGGACGTGCCGCACGGCGAGATCCGCGAACGCTGGTACTTCTCCAAGACCACCCAGGGGTGGCGGCGCATTTTCGTCTACACCCCGCCCGGTTACGACGCCGATCGCGAGACGCGGTACCCGGCGCTCTACCTGCAGCACGGCGGCGGCGAGGACGAGCGCGGCTGGCCGAACCAGGGCCGCGTCGGCTTCATCCTCGACAACCTGCTCGCCGGCGGGAAGGCGAGGCCGATGCTGGTGGTGATGGAGCAGGGCTACGCGCGTCGGCCCGGCGACACGGCCCCCTTCCCGGGCCCGCCGCGTCCCGCGACGCCCGGCCAGGCGCCCCCCCCGCGCCCCGACCTGAGCCGGATGTTCGCCACATTCGAGGCGGTGATGGTCGAGGACCTGATCCCCATGATCGACGCGACCTACCGCACCATCCCGGACCGCGAGCACCGGGCGATGGCCGGGCTCTCGATGGGGGGCATGCAGACCTTCCAGATCGGGCTCAATCACCTCGACCTGTTCGCGCACCTGGGGGGCTTCAGCGGCGCGGGCGGGGGATTCGGCGGCGTCCCGTTCGACGCCAAGACGGACCACGGCGGCGTCATGGCCGACGCGTCCGCGTTCAACGCCAGGGTCCGCCTGCTCTGGCTGGGCATCGGCACGACCGAGCCGGAGCGGATGTACGCGAGCGTGAAGGGTTACCACGAGGCGCTCGAGCAGGCCGGCGTCAAGCACGTCTATTACGAGTCGCCGGGCACGTCGCACGAGTGGCTGACGTGGCGCCGCTGCCTGCGCGAGTTCGCCCCGCTCCTGTTCGCCACCGCCGCCCAGCCCGCCGCGGCGGCCCAGACCTCGCCCGAACCCCGGCCCGGCCGGCCGCTGCGCGGCGCCATCGTGCTGAACCCCGACGACGTGCCCGCGGTCCCCGAGCCGCCCGCCGACATCGACGCGCAGAAGGACGTGCCGCACGGCAAGCTGGAGATGATTCCGTACGAATCCAGGTCCGTCGGCGCGACTCGCAAGATGCAGGTCTACACCCCGCCGCGCTACTCGAAGGAGATGAAGTACCCGGTCCTGTATCTGCTCCACGGCATCGGCGGGGACGAGACGGAATGGCAGCGAATCGCCCACCCGGACCTCGTGCTCGACAACCTGATCGCCGATGGGAAGGCCCTGCCCATGATCGTGGTCATGCCCAACGGTCGGGCGCAGAAGAACGACCGGGCGGAAGGGGACGTCTTCGCCTCCGCCCCGGCCTTCGCCGCCTTCGAGCGAGACCTGCTGGAGAGCGTCATCCCCACGATCGAGGCCCGCTACTCCGTGCAGGCGGACCGCGAGCACCGCGCCCTCGCCGGCCTGTCGATGGGCGGCGGCCAGGCCCTGAACTTCGGGCTGGGGAACCTGGACGCCTTCGCCTGGGTCGGCGGGTTCTCGTCCGCCCCGAACACGAGGCCGCCCGCGGAGCTCGTCCCAGAGCCGAAGGCCGCCCGCGAGAAGCTGAGGCTGCTCTGGGTCGCCTGCGGCGACAAGGACGGCCTGCTCCGCATCAGCCAGGGCGTCCACGCCCACCTGAAGGAGCAGGACGTCCCGCACGTCTGGCACGTGGACGGCCACGGGCACGACGCGACCGAGTGGAAGAACAACC